Proteins from a genomic interval of Treponema brennaborense DSM 12168:
- a CDS encoding endonuclease/exonuclease/phosphatase family protein produces the protein MKNETKIICSVVWFCGVVICALLSLTAVSLLLYGCGALVPGETGNSGTDIRVVSWNVQTFFDAQTAGTEYGEFRGPNTAWSLAKYTARLERLCGAIKRLDADILVLQEIENESVLRDIVNFLASDNTYRYVCFAADGDGAIGCGVLSRLPVVSGTVHQVDSRIHGVQPSLRPLLEITVSNTADVPVCVLLICHWKSKAGGSDAAAVWQAAQERLAAIRAAELLYAVLPADENRLPVVLCGDFNRDIGEFTEDGADGRAVCMDGVSLKSGWLSFSSADTGAGSYFYRNNWEKIDHFFIAGAIDFVDFKAESDGPWSRLSDTGVLVPFRYELWNGQGYSDHFPIAATFRISGRQKQNGSH, from the coding sequence ATGAAAAATGAAACGAAAATCATCTGTTCCGTTGTATGGTTTTGCGGAGTCGTGATATGCGCGTTGCTTTCACTTACGGCGGTTTCGCTGCTCCTGTACGGCTGCGGCGCTCTGGTGCCGGGAGAAACCGGGAACTCCGGGACTGATATCCGCGTCGTCAGCTGGAACGTGCAGACTTTTTTTGACGCGCAGACGGCCGGCACCGAATACGGGGAATTCCGCGGACCGAACACGGCGTGGTCGCTTGCAAAGTATACCGCCCGCTTGGAGCGGTTGTGCGGCGCTATAAAACGGCTGGATGCGGATATTCTCGTGCTTCAGGAAATCGAAAACGAATCGGTTTTGCGTGATATCGTTAATTTTCTTGCGTCGGACAATACGTACCGATACGTATGTTTTGCCGCAGACGGAGACGGAGCGATCGGCTGCGGCGTTTTGTCCCGTCTGCCGGTTGTATCCGGTACGGTTCATCAAGTCGATTCCCGTATACACGGCGTACAGCCGTCCCTTCGGCCGCTTTTGGAAATTACCGTTTCAAATACGGCGGACGTTCCCGTGTGTGTGCTGCTGATCTGCCATTGGAAATCAAAAGCCGGCGGAAGCGACGCCGCCGCTGTCTGGCAAGCGGCGCAGGAACGTCTTGCGGCGATCCGTGCGGCGGAACTGCTGTACGCCGTGCTGCCGGCGGATGAAAATCGCCTGCCGGTCGTGCTGTGCGGTGATTTTAATCGGGATATCGGAGAATTTACCGAAGACGGCGCAGACGGCCGGGCGGTGTGTATGGACGGTGTTTCCCTTAAAAGCGGCTGGCTTTCTTTTTCTTCCGCAGATACCGGGGCGGGAAGTTATTTTTATCGGAATAATTGGGAAAAAATAGATCATTTTTTTATAGCCGGTGCCATCGATTTCGTTGATTTTAAAGCCGAATCGGACGGTCCGTGGAGCCGGCTTTCTGATACCGGTGTTCTCGTTCCTTTTAGATACGAATTATGGAACGGACAAGGGTATTCCGATCATTTTCCCATAGCGGCGACCTTCCGCATATCAGGCCGGCAGAAACAAAACGGGTCGCATTGA
- a CDS encoding 5-formyltetrahydrofolate cyclo-ligase has product MKTESGKNEKTIAAEKTKLRTEMRAQLNVYRQNRAARERESAAAADLFVHSALYAAARTLCVYAAAETEIDTALLMESARRDGKTVALPRTIPGTNDMDFYILKPDIPAEAQLQKGGYGIYEPPCSLQRIDPSLFPVKTVVIVPGLAFTRSGSRLGHGKGYYDRYLEKIYRCNAADRQPSALVGACFTMQIRNFIPVTELDIPLTHLLTPAGLTECTPS; this is encoded by the coding sequence ATGAAAACTGAATCGGGAAAAAACGAGAAAACAATCGCAGCCGAGAAAACGAAGCTCCGTACGGAAATGCGGGCACAGTTGAACGTATATCGGCAAAACCGCGCCGCGCGGGAACGGGAAAGTGCAGCGGCCGCAGATCTTTTTGTGCATTCCGCTCTCTATGCGGCGGCCCGGACGCTTTGTGTATACGCGGCAGCGGAAACTGAAATCGATACGGCGCTTCTGATGGAATCGGCGCGGCGCGACGGAAAAACGGTCGCACTGCCGCGGACGATACCGGGAACAAACGACATGGATTTTTACATTCTGAAGCCGGACATACCTGCGGAAGCGCAACTGCAAAAAGGCGGTTACGGAATTTACGAGCCGCCCTGCTCGCTGCAGCGCATAGATCCCTCACTGTTTCCCGTTAAAACGGTTGTGATCGTTCCCGGACTTGCCTTTACCCGCAGCGGATCCAGATTGGGCCACGGCAAGGGATATTACGACCGCTATCTTGAAAAAATATACAGATGCAACGCTGCGGACCGGCAGCCGTCGGCATTGGTCGGCGCCTGTTTTACCATGCAAATACGGAACTTTATTCCCGTTACCGAACTCGACATACCGCTTACCCATCTGCTCACTCCCGCCGGTCTGACGGAATGTACGCCGTCATAA
- a CDS encoding [Fe-Fe] hydrogenase large subunit C-terminal domain-containing protein, with translation MKTHSSAFHSVGLYSHMCKGCTICVTGCPAEAIRVRNGKAVIMEERCIDCGECIRHCPNKAKYAASLDIAELQKGRRRAALLTPSFYGQFPVKYTADMIRDAVRNIGFTDVFDVADDTETVTRATAEFLARTENPPHPVISSSCPAVIKLIQIRFPSLIENLLPVLPPVEVTARRARKTLPPGSKIYLISPCPAKMTAARVPLGYDGSQIDGSFSVGTLYIAILSALKKNAAEPDSHPETDPDAGRRRHETIRNTTVWSKESGESECLSDMRRTAWISAGGIPQAISALEAIEAGLFSVYEFAEIAACNGGCLGGPLNITCVPEAQAIIRNRLQQTAHAEAHGRHSGQQQQTGQTPPEPVSDQKPATILQPGQQEKITFSRDIPPRPGRILDADFSKARAMLEKMERIIDELPGLDCGSCGAPNCRALAEDIVRGNAAKEDCVTIMKAQYETLLFGQKNGGGK, from the coding sequence ATGAAAACACATTCGTCGGCATTCCATTCAGTCGGATTATATTCGCATATGTGCAAAGGCTGCACTATCTGCGTTACCGGTTGTCCGGCAGAAGCTATCCGCGTCAGAAACGGCAAAGCGGTTATCATGGAAGAGCGCTGCATAGACTGCGGAGAATGTATCCGCCATTGTCCGAATAAGGCGAAATACGCCGCGTCGCTCGATATAGCCGAATTGCAGAAGGGGCGGCGGCGGGCGGCGCTGCTGACTCCGTCGTTTTACGGACAATTTCCGGTTAAATATACGGCGGACATGATCAGAGACGCCGTGCGGAACATCGGGTTTACCGACGTGTTCGACGTTGCCGACGACACGGAAACCGTAACGCGCGCGACGGCGGAATTTCTTGCACGGACGGAAAATCCGCCGCATCCCGTCATCTCCTCATCGTGTCCCGCCGTTATCAAGCTGATTCAGATCAGATTTCCGAGTCTGATAGAAAATTTGCTGCCGGTGCTGCCGCCGGTGGAAGTAACCGCGCGCCGGGCAAGAAAAACGCTGCCGCCGGGCAGCAAAATCTATCTGATTTCCCCCTGCCCCGCAAAAATGACTGCGGCGCGCGTGCCGCTCGGATACGACGGTTCGCAAATAGACGGCTCGTTTTCCGTCGGCACGTTATACATCGCAATCCTTTCCGCGCTGAAAAAAAACGCGGCGGAACCGGATTCACACCCCGAAACCGATCCGGACGCCGGCCGACGACGGCACGAAACTATCCGGAATACCACCGTGTGGAGCAAAGAAAGCGGCGAATCGGAATGTCTTTCCGATATGCGGCGGACAGCCTGGATTTCAGCCGGCGGAATTCCCCAGGCCATTTCCGCATTGGAAGCCATTGAAGCCGGATTATTCAGCGTGTACGAGTTTGCGGAAATCGCCGCCTGCAACGGCGGCTGTCTCGGCGGACCGCTCAACATAACGTGCGTACCTGAAGCGCAGGCTATTATCAGAAACCGTCTGCAGCAAACCGCGCACGCTGAGGCACACGGCCGGCACTCCGGGCAACAGCAGCAAACCGGACAAACACCGCCGGAACCGGTTTCCGACCAAAAACCGGCGACAATTCTACAACCCGGACAACAGGAAAAAATCACGTTCAGCCGGGACATACCGCCGCGGCCCGGACGTATTCTGGATGCGGATTTTTCAAAAGCGCGCGCCATGCTCGAAAAAATGGAACGGATAATCGACGAACTGCCCGGTCTTGACTGCGGTTCATGCGGCGCACCGAATTGCCGCGCACTGGCTGAAGACATCGTACGCGGCAACGCAGCAAAAGAAGACTGCGTTACCATTATGAAAGCGCAATACGAAACGCTGCTGTTCGGACAGAAAAACGGTGGCGGCAAATGA
- a CDS encoding ATP-binding protein has product MIFHYVVSGTDFSQAGTASAEIKKKLQQLGLPAPVVKRTAVAMYEAEINMVIHAGGGEAFIEITDTQIIITMKDHGPGIADIEQAMQEGFSTAPELVQGLGFGAGMGLPNMKRNSDFLSVESSPDKGTTVTMKINIAEHQADGDTAV; this is encoded by the coding sequence ATGATATTCCATTACGTTGTATCAGGAACAGATTTTTCTCAGGCAGGAACGGCTTCGGCAGAAATCAAAAAGAAGCTGCAGCAGCTGGGACTTCCCGCCCCGGTCGTCAAGCGGACTGCGGTCGCAATGTACGAAGCGGAAATCAATATGGTCATTCATGCAGGCGGCGGAGAAGCATTTATAGAAATTACGGACACGCAGATCATAATCACAATGAAAGATCACGGCCCCGGCATTGCCGATATAGAACAAGCCATGCAGGAAGGGTTTTCAACGGCGCCTGAACTGGTACAGGGACTCGGCTTCGGCGCGGGAATGGGACTTCCGAATATGAAGCGGAATTCCGATTTTCTGTCCGTTGAAAGCAGTCCGGACAAGGGAACGACGGTAACCATGAAAATCAATATTGCCGAACATCAGGCAGACGGAGACACCGCCGTATGA
- a CDS encoding HD-GYP domain-containing protein, which produces MNSYDVADLKENTYFTDEVVLDKMFLLLNSTIPVTNDLIKALLDWDFRQVYSDGTIGTGIAKSVSAPASASEPMSAADILKFNSQMESVDPEELKIAVGQKKLGDSVKRIMEDAGQQFQDSASVDNEQSRMSMVQTVYNEYLNYIGKVYTHYATHKELNLEELHSTVKDFCVFIKENRRYVLRVEPEMEARSKNFLISHSMRSTVLAITIGLQLRIPLSKLVELGVACILHEIGMIRLPPQLYMTDRMLSPAEKNQINTHPIISYTILKSYDAPLSICLGVLEHHEKENGTGYPRHISGDKISMYAKIISVACSFEAITAPRHYKEASSSYDAMVEMLKNKGKQYDELVIKALLYSLSLFPIGAYVYLSNGKIGQVVDVNPENPKNPIVQIVGEKDTAGDPKTVETNDSTLRVMRVLNKQEVADILKTVGVK; this is translated from the coding sequence ATGAATTCATACGATGTTGCAGATTTAAAAGAGAATACGTATTTTACCGATGAAGTCGTTTTGGATAAAATGTTCCTGCTTTTAAATAGTACCATTCCCGTGACGAACGATTTGATAAAGGCTTTGCTTGACTGGGATTTCAGGCAAGTGTATTCGGATGGGACGATCGGTACGGGAATCGCCAAATCCGTCTCCGCTCCGGCTTCCGCTTCCGAACCGATGTCTGCTGCCGATATATTGAAGTTTAATTCACAGATGGAATCCGTTGATCCGGAAGAGTTGAAAATTGCCGTCGGGCAGAAAAAACTCGGAGATTCGGTGAAACGCATTATGGAAGACGCCGGCCAGCAGTTTCAGGATTCGGCTTCCGTTGACAATGAGCAAAGCCGCATGTCCATGGTGCAGACCGTATACAACGAATACCTCAATTATATCGGCAAAGTGTACACGCACTACGCTACGCACAAAGAACTGAATCTTGAAGAATTGCATTCCACCGTAAAAGATTTTTGCGTATTCATAAAAGAAAACCGCCGCTACGTGCTGCGCGTAGAACCGGAGATGGAAGCCCGCAGCAAGAATTTCCTGATCAGCCATTCGATGCGCTCTACGGTGCTTGCCATTACGATCGGGCTGCAGTTGCGCATTCCGCTGAGTAAACTGGTCGAGTTGGGCGTGGCTTGTATTCTGCACGAAATCGGCATGATCCGGCTGCCGCCGCAGTTGTATATGACGGACAGGATGCTTTCTCCGGCGGAAAAAAATCAAATCAATACGCATCCCATTATTTCGTACACCATTCTGAAAAGCTACGACGCGCCGCTCAGCATCTGTCTGGGCGTGCTGGAGCATCATGAGAAAGAAAACGGCACCGGTTACCCGCGGCATATCAGCGGCGACAAAATTTCAATGTATGCGAAAATCATTTCGGTTGCCTGTTCTTTTGAAGCGATTACCGCTCCCCGGCATTATAAGGAAGCCTCCAGTTCGTACGACGCCATGGTTGAAATGCTCAAAAATAAGGGAAAACAGTACGACGAATTGGTCATAAAAGCGCTGCTGTACAGTTTATCCCTGTTTCCCATCGGTGCGTACGTGTATTTATCGAACGGAAAAATAGGGCAGGTCGTCGACGTGAATCCTGAAAATCCCAAAAACCCGATCGTGCAGATCGTCGGCGAAAAAGACACCGCCGGTGATCCGAAAACGGTGGAAACGAACGACTCGACGCTGCGCGTTATGCGCGTTCTGAATAAACAGGAAGTAGCTGATATTTTGAAAACCGTGGGCGTAAAATGA